One segment of Candidatus Thioglobus sp. DNA contains the following:
- a CDS encoding site-specific integrase, which translates to MAILENIQHQPFEFKPSSENLEYGFIPNTNRKIEKSFPQIFFSDGEPWHEVNRYAFSRYYDQQIDIKTVNREMTHLSRYANWLEEARLHWLHFPKKKYERCLFKFRGYLIWLRNEGFLAPSTTSQTMRNVVAFYRWASDEGYAQAQSNLFNDKNKIVYFFDNVGFNRSMNVVSSELFIPNRKRTGTLLEDGLIPINQASTKILMTHLSKHSNHELHLMFKTALLTGCRHETISTLNIDTLKKSYPDPLLLNTMRVEIGPGTGVETKFDVHGAVYFPKSLVIELIEYFDSAEAILRRSKAKKSLQRNIFLTSHGNRYTKETFGTLLYRLKEELIESGHTEFGRFKFHQLRATFGTMMMRALLQTQDVSSLNAIEFVKRSMLHKDESTTWKYIKFIEHEPIEEQFLEVLWAMFTGSLEQSQDIIENLTNGEEA; encoded by the coding sequence ATGGCAATACTTGAAAATATACAGCACCAACCTTTTGAATTCAAACCGTCTTCTGAGAACTTAGAATATGGATTTATACCAAACACTAATAGAAAAATAGAAAAATCATTTCCTCAAATTTTCTTTTCAGATGGAGAGCCATGGCATGAAGTCAATCGATATGCTTTTTCTCGTTATTACGACCAACAAATAGATATAAAAACTGTTAACCGTGAAATGACTCATTTATCTCGTTATGCAAATTGGCTAGAAGAGGCAAGATTGCACTGGTTACATTTTCCTAAGAAAAAATATGAACGATGTTTATTTAAATTTAGAGGATATCTAATATGGCTTAGGAATGAAGGTTTTTTAGCTCCATCAACAACATCACAAACAATGAGAAATGTAGTAGCATTTTATCGGTGGGCATCAGACGAAGGATATGCACAAGCACAATCAAATTTATTTAATGATAAAAATAAAATCGTCTACTTTTTTGACAATGTTGGTTTTAATCGTTCTATGAACGTGGTCTCTTCAGAGCTTTTTATTCCAAACCGGAAAAGAACAGGAACTCTACTAGAAGATGGATTAATCCCTATTAATCAAGCTAGTACTAAAATTCTAATGACTCACCTATCTAAACACAGTAACCATGAGTTGCACCTGATGTTCAAGACCGCTCTTCTTACAGGTTGTCGTCATGAAACAATATCAACTTTAAATATTGATACACTCAAGAAGTCTTACCCTGATCCTTTATTGTTAAATACCATGAGAGTTGAGATTGGTCCTGGGACCGGTGTTGAAACAAAGTTTGATGTGCATGGAGCTGTTTATTTTCCCAAATCACTGGTTATTGAATTGATTGAATATTTTGACTCCGCAGAAGCAATATTAAGGCGCTCTAAAGCTAAAAAATCGCTCCAAAGAAATATATTTTTAACTTCTCATGGAAATAGATATACAAAAGAAACATTTGGCACATTATTGTATCGATTAAAGGAAGAGTTAATTGAATCTGGCCATACTGAATTTGGGCGATTTAAATTTCACCAATTAAGAGCAACCTTCGGAACGATGATGATGCGTGCATTATTGCAAACTCAAGACGTTTCATCTCTAAATGCTATTGAATTTGTAAAAAGATCTATGCTTCATAAAGATGAAAGCACAACTTGGAAATATATCAAATTTATTGAACACGAGCCTATTGAAGAGCAATTCTTGGAAGTTTTGTGGGCAATGTTTACTGGATCACTCGAACAATCTCAAGACATTATCGAGAACTTGACAAACGGGGAGGAGGCTTGA